One genomic segment of Flavobacteriaceae bacterium includes these proteins:
- the ilvD gene encoding dihydroxy-acid dehydratase: MKALNKYSKTVTQDPTQPAAQAMLHAIGLSKKDMTKPIVGIASTGYEGNPCNMHLNDLAKLVKKGTENECIVGLIFNTIGVSDGISMGTPGMRYSLPSRDIIADSMETVVQAMSYDGLVTVVGCDKNMPGALMAMIRLNRPSVLVYGGTIDSGCHNGKKLDVVSAFEAWGSKVAGTITETEYRHIVEKACPGAGACGGMYTANTMASAIEALGMALPFNSSNPALSDAKKEESVRAGEALKLLLEKDIKPSDIITKKSLENAVRLVTVLGGSTNAVLHFLAIARAAQIDFTLEDFQNISNNTPFLADLKPSGEYLMEDVHAVGGIPAVLKYLLKQGLLHGDCLTVTGKTLSENVLDVNDLAEGQDVIKPVGAPIKTSGHLRMLYGNLAQEGSVAKITGKEGLKFSGRAKVFEGEYAANNGIRDGKVAKGEVIVIRYEGPKGGPGMPEMLKPTAAIMGAGLGKEVALITDGRFSGGTHGFVVGHITPEAQDGGVIALVKDGDIITIDAEKNTIRLEVSDEEIQKRKEQWTAPQLKFERGVLYKYAKTVSSASEGCVTDEF, from the coding sequence ACAACCGGCAGCACAAGCCATGCTCCATGCCATAGGTTTATCCAAAAAAGATATGACAAAACCTATTGTTGGAATTGCGAGTACCGGGTATGAAGGAAATCCGTGCAACATGCATCTAAACGATTTGGCGAAGCTGGTAAAAAAAGGGACGGAAAACGAATGTATCGTTGGATTAATTTTTAATACGATTGGTGTGAGTGATGGAATTTCTATGGGAACTCCGGGAATGCGGTACTCATTACCGTCGAGAGATATTATTGCAGACTCTATGGAAACCGTAGTACAAGCTATGAGTTATGACGGGTTGGTTACAGTAGTGGGTTGTGATAAAAATATGCCGGGAGCCTTAATGGCAATGATTCGATTAAACCGACCTTCTGTTTTAGTATACGGAGGAACCATTGACTCCGGGTGCCACAACGGAAAAAAATTAGATGTAGTATCTGCTTTTGAAGCTTGGGGCAGTAAAGTGGCAGGAACCATAACAGAAACCGAATACCGGCATATCGTAGAAAAAGCATGCCCCGGAGCAGGTGCTTGCGGTGGGATGTATACGGCAAATACCATGGCATCTGCCATAGAAGCACTGGGAATGGCACTGCCCTTTAATTCTTCAAACCCGGCGTTGAGTGATGCCAAAAAAGAAGAATCCGTGAGAGCAGGAGAAGCTTTAAAGCTGCTATTGGAGAAAGACATCAAACCCTCGGATATCATCACTAAAAAATCTTTGGAAAACGCAGTGCGTTTAGTTACTGTTTTAGGAGGGTCAACCAATGCCGTATTGCATTTTTTAGCCATAGCAAGGGCAGCACAAATTGATTTTACCTTAGAAGATTTTCAAAATATTAGTAACAATACACCCTTTTTGGCAGATTTAAAACCAAGCGGTGAGTATTTGATGGAAGATGTTCATGCAGTCGGAGGAATTCCTGCGGTGTTAAAATATTTACTAAAGCAAGGGTTATTACACGGAGATTGTTTAACCGTAACAGGAAAAACCCTGTCGGAAAACGTATTAGATGTCAATGATTTGGCAGAAGGTCAGGATGTGATAAAACCTGTGGGAGCACCGATAAAAACATCCGGACATTTAAGAATGCTATATGGAAACCTGGCTCAGGAAGGAAGCGTTGCTAAAATTACAGGAAAAGAAGGGTTGAAATTTTCAGGAAGAGCAAAAGTTTTTGAAGGAGAATATGCAGCCAATAATGGAATTCGCGATGGAAAAGTAGCCAAAGGAGAAGTCATTGTTATTCGTTATGAGGGGCCTAAAGGAGGACCGGGAATGCCGGAAATGTTAAAACCAACGGCTGCTATTATGGGTGCGGGGCTAGGAAAAGAGGTAGCGTTGATTACCGATGGAAGATTTTCGGGAGGAACACACGGTTTTGTAGTGGGGCATATTACACCGGAAGCACAAGATGGAGGGGTGATAGCGTTGGTAAAAGATGGCGATATCATTACCATAGATGCCGAAAAAAATACCATTCGGTTAGAGGTTTCCGATGAAGAAATTCAAAAAAGAAAAGAACAATGGACTGCTCCTCAGCTAAAATTCGAGAGAGGAGTTTTATATAAATACGCAAAAACAGTATCATCGGCCTCGGAAGGCTGTGTAACAGATGAGTTTTAA
- a CDS encoding transposase, with amino-acid sequence MYKNDGYVRRYSESFKLKVLAELTKGNHSKRQIALTYGIQSSTINVWIKKYDRKDLMNTRVTVQTDDELSRIKALQKELKQLKDLLIKKDLDKLVNDSYLEVAAENLGYKNVEELKKNLNIKP; translated from the coding sequence ATGTATAAAAATGATGGATATGTAAGACGTTATAGTGAGAGTTTTAAACTCAAAGTATTAGCAGAACTTACCAAAGGAAACCATTCCAAAAGACAAATTGCCTTAACTTACGGCATACAATCTAGTACGATAAACGTATGGATTAAAAAATATGACCGTAAAGATTTAATGAACACCCGTGTAACCGTGCAAACAGACGACGAATTATCCCGTATTAAAGCCCTTCAAAAAGAGCTAAAACAACTCAAAGATCTTCTTATTAAAAAGGATCTAGATAAACTTGTGAATGATAGTTATCTTGAAGTAGCTGCTGAAAATCTTGGCTATAAAAATGTTGAAGAATTAAAAAAAAACTTAAACATAAAGCCTTAA
- the ilvA gene encoding threonine ammonia-lyase IlvA, with amino-acid sequence MKTETIYRPTVATIRDAAANLKGVALRTPLIKNDRYSRSFLSNIFFKREDLQPVRSYKIRGAYNKISSLTKEEQKKGIICASAGNHAQGVALSCKLLKIHGIIYMPAPTPKQKIDQVKMFGEEYIDVILTGDSFDDAQYAARLESNRLQKAFIHPFDDEKIIEGQATVGLEILEQAVAPVDYIFVPVGGGGLLAGLLSYVKQVAPKTKVIGVEPEGAPSMSISIEAGESIQLETIESFVDGAAVKQVGHLNFALCKEHLDDMITIPEGKVCQVILDLYNKEATVVEPAGALSIAALDVYKDRIKDKNIVCVISGSNNDITRTAEIKERALLHADLKHYFIIKFPQRAGALREFVADILGPNDDITHFEYTKKTNRENGAAVVGLELKSVTDLKPLIARMKRYNFYGDYLNDKPDLFQFLV; translated from the coding sequence ATGAAAACGGAAACCATATATCGTCCGACAGTAGCAACTATTCGAGATGCCGCAGCTAATTTAAAAGGTGTTGCGCTAAGGACACCTTTGATCAAAAATGACAGGTATTCCAGGTCATTCCTAAGCAATATCTTTTTTAAACGCGAGGATCTGCAACCAGTACGATCGTATAAAATCAGGGGAGCGTACAACAAGATTTCTTCATTAACAAAAGAAGAGCAAAAAAAAGGAATTATATGTGCAAGTGCAGGAAATCACGCACAAGGAGTAGCTCTTTCTTGTAAGCTGTTAAAGATTCACGGAATCATTTATATGCCTGCTCCGACTCCAAAACAAAAAATCGATCAGGTAAAGATGTTTGGTGAAGAATACATTGATGTGATTCTGACAGGAGATTCTTTTGACGATGCTCAATATGCTGCCAGGTTAGAAAGCAACCGATTGCAAAAGGCTTTTATTCATCCTTTTGACGATGAAAAAATTATTGAAGGTCAGGCAACTGTCGGCCTTGAAATACTGGAACAAGCTGTAGCGCCTGTTGATTATATTTTTGTGCCGGTTGGCGGGGGCGGACTTTTGGCAGGGTTATTATCTTATGTAAAACAAGTCGCTCCCAAGACGAAGGTCATTGGCGTGGAACCGGAAGGAGCACCTTCTATGTCAATCTCCATAGAAGCAGGAGAGAGTATACAATTAGAAACCATAGAGAGCTTTGTGGACGGAGCCGCAGTAAAACAAGTCGGTCATCTGAATTTTGCATTGTGCAAAGAACATCTGGACGATATGATAACAATTCCCGAAGGAAAAGTATGTCAGGTTATTTTGGATTTATACAATAAAGAGGCTACTGTTGTTGAACCCGCCGGAGCTCTGAGTATTGCAGCTTTGGATGTATACAAAGACAGAATTAAAGATAAAAATATAGTGTGTGTGATTAGTGGTAGTAATAATGATATTACGAGAACGGCAGAGATCAAAGAACGCGCTTTGTTACACGCTGATTTAAAACATTATTTCATCATAAAATTCCCGCAAAGAGCAGGGGCATTGCGAGAATTTGTTGCTGATATTTTAGGCCCGAATGATGACATTACCCATTTTGAGTATACCAAAAAAACCAATAGAGAAAACGGTGCTGCCGTAGTAGGTTTGGAACTAAAATCAGTTACGGATTTAAAGCCCTTAATTGCCAGAATGAAACGCTATAATTTTTACGGAGATTATTTAAATGATAAGCCCGATTTATTTCAGTTTTTGGTTTAA
- the ilvB gene encoding biosynthetic-type acetolactate synthase large subunit, with protein sequence MSTQTIKTGVKVKEATERIQGSEAVVKCLLAEGVDTLYGYPGGAIMPVYDELYKYRDTLHHVLTRHEQGATHAAQGYARISGKVGVAIATSGPGATNLITGIADAQIDSTPMVCITGQVGSHLLGSDAFQETDIVGISTPVTKWNHQITRASEIPEVFAKAFYIARSGRPGPVLIDITKDAQFETFDFVYKKCDGIRSYKPVPEVAIEKVKAAATLINNAKKPMIVWGQGVILGEAENELRAVIEKAGIPSAWTILGASAIPTSYPLNIGMVGMHGNYAPNKLTNECDVLIAIGMRFDDRVTGNLDTYAKQAKIIHFEIDPAEVDKNVKTDIAVLGNAKGSLRQLLPFLKPNTHPDWHHKFKGLYKIEFEKVIQSDLYPEKEGLTMGEVLREINAQSKGKAAIVSDVGQHQMIACRYADFNITKSNITSGGLGTMGFALPAAIGAKMAAPERDVIAIIGDGGYQMTIQELGTIFQTKVPVKVVVLNNDFLGMVRQWQQLFFDKRYASTELVNPDFVTIAEGYHISAKRVVKRSELKEAVEEMMKCEEAYFLEVCVEKEDNVFPMIPTGASVSDIRLS encoded by the coding sequence ATGAGTACACAAACAATAAAAACAGGAGTAAAAGTAAAGGAAGCTACAGAACGTATTCAGGGAAGCGAAGCAGTCGTAAAATGTTTACTGGCAGAAGGTGTTGATACGTTATACGGATACCCGGGAGGAGCTATTATGCCTGTTTATGATGAACTATATAAATACCGGGATACATTACACCATGTACTCACCAGACATGAACAGGGAGCAACACATGCAGCCCAGGGATATGCAAGGATTTCAGGAAAAGTCGGAGTGGCTATTGCAACTTCCGGGCCCGGAGCAACAAATTTGATTACTGGCATTGCAGATGCACAAATTGATTCTACTCCTATGGTATGTATTACCGGGCAAGTGGGTTCTCATTTGCTAGGAAGCGATGCTTTTCAGGAAACGGACATTGTAGGAATTTCGACGCCCGTAACAAAATGGAATCATCAAATTACCAGAGCTTCCGAAATTCCCGAAGTTTTTGCCAAAGCTTTTTATATTGCCAGAAGTGGCAGGCCGGGGCCCGTATTAATTGATATCACCAAAGATGCCCAGTTTGAAACATTTGATTTTGTATATAAAAAATGCGATGGAATCAGGAGCTATAAACCGGTTCCGGAAGTAGCCATTGAAAAAGTGAAGGCGGCAGCAACATTGATTAACAATGCTAAAAAACCGATGATCGTTTGGGGTCAGGGTGTGATCCTGGGGGAAGCAGAAAACGAACTGAGAGCAGTAATAGAAAAAGCAGGAATCCCTTCTGCCTGGACGATTTTAGGAGCTTCGGCAATCCCAACCTCATATCCGTTAAATATAGGAATGGTGGGAATGCATGGAAATTACGCACCTAACAAATTGACCAATGAATGTGACGTGTTAATTGCCATTGGAATGCGTTTTGACGACCGGGTAACAGGAAACCTGGACACCTATGCAAAACAAGCAAAAATAATTCATTTTGAAATTGACCCTGCCGAAGTTGATAAGAATGTAAAAACAGATATTGCCGTTTTAGGAAATGCAAAAGGAAGCTTACGACAGTTATTGCCCTTTTTAAAACCAAATACGCACCCGGACTGGCATCATAAATTTAAGGGTTTATACAAAATCGAATTTGAAAAAGTAATCCAATCGGATTTGTATCCGGAAAAGGAAGGACTGACAATGGGAGAGGTATTGAGAGAAATTAACGCACAAAGTAAAGGAAAAGCAGCCATTGTTTCAGATGTTGGTCAGCATCAGATGATTGCCTGTCGATATGCCGATTTTAATATCACAAAAAGCAATATCACTTCCGGAGGGTTAGGCACTATGGGATTTGCCTTGCCTGCAGCTATTGGAGCAAAAATGGCAGCTCCGGAGAGAGATGTAATTGCCATTATTGGAGACGGAGGCTATCAAATGACCATTCAGGAGTTGGGAACCATTTTTCAGACGAAGGTGCCTGTAAAAGTAGTAGTATTAAATAATGACTTTTTAGGGATGGTTCGCCAGTGGCAGCAATTGTTCTTTGATAAAAGATATGCATCAACAGAGTTGGTAAACCCCGATTTTGTAACCATTGCCGAGGGGTATCATATTTCGGCAAAAAGAGTAGTAAAGCGCTCTGAACTTAAAGAAGCTGTAGAAGAAATGATGAAATGTGAAGAAGCGTATTTCTTAGAAGTTTGTGTAGAAAAAGAAGACAATGTATTCCCTATGATTCCGACGGGCGCATCGGTTTCGGATATACGTTTGTCTTAA
- a CDS encoding DUF4920 domain-containing protein produces MKKIIVFLLFSGIAFIACKDVSSAKKEPAKEKNTPEYDAFGAKITTDTILTAAKMLEKFKNLTVGDTIQVAFTSNINEVCSKKGYWMKLSLDTTTETMVRFKDYDFFMPPDAKGIKVIVAGMATVKETSVADLKHYAEDAGKTKEDIAKITAPKLVFTFEASGVLMKK; encoded by the coding sequence ATGAAGAAAATCATAGTATTTTTACTTTTTTCAGGAATCGCTTTTATTGCTTGTAAGGATGTTTCATCGGCAAAAAAGGAACCGGCAAAAGAAAAGAATACTCCGGAATATGATGCTTTTGGAGCAAAAATTACAACCGATACTATATTGACCGCTGCCAAAATGCTGGAAAAATTCAAAAATTTAACAGTTGGAGATACTATTCAAGTGGCATTTACTTCAAATATTAATGAAGTGTGTTCAAAAAAAGGGTATTGGATGAAATTATCCTTGGATACTACTACCGAAACTATGGTACGTTTTAAAGATTATGACTTTTTTATGCCTCCGGACGCCAAGGGTATAAAGGTGATTGTAGCAGGGATGGCCACAGTAAAAGAAACTTCTGTAGCGGATTTGAAACATTATGCCGAAGATGCGGGCAAAACAAAAGAGGATATTGCAAAAATCACAGCACCGAAATTAGTATTTACTTTTGAAGCAAGTGGCGTTTTGATGAAGAAATAA
- the ilvC gene encoding ketol-acid reductoisomerase, with protein MANYFNTLSLRDQLAQLGKCRFMNPSEFEDGVNALSGKKIVIIGCGAQGLNQGLNMRDSGLDVSYALRAIAIQEKRASYKNAKANEFVVGTYEELIPTADLVLNLTPDKQHTNVIEAVMPLMKKGATLSYSHGFNIVEEGIKIREDLTVIMVAPKCPGTEVREEYKRGFGVPTLIAVHPENDPENKGWAQAKAYAAATGGHRAGVLESSFVAEVKSDLMGEQTILCGVLQTGSILCFDKMVEKGMDSNYAAKLIQYGWETITEALKHGGITNMTDRLSNPSKIKAYELSEELKGIMKPLFEKHMDDIISGYFSQTMMEDWANEDVNLLTWRKATGETAFEKTALTSDKISEQEYFDCGVLMVAFVKAGVELAFETMVSAGIIEDSAYYESLHELPLIANTIARKKLYEMNRVISDTAEYGCYLFDHACKPLLVDFMKTVETDIIGTPFNESNQVDNRKLIEVNDTIRNHPIEAVGKRLRSAMTAMKAIKTEVNKEAAVLV; from the coding sequence ATGGCAAATTATTTTAATACACTATCGCTAAGAGATCAATTAGCGCAGTTAGGAAAATGCAGATTTATGAACCCTTCGGAATTTGAAGACGGAGTGAATGCATTATCAGGTAAAAAAATAGTCATTATAGGCTGCGGAGCTCAAGGGTTAAATCAAGGATTGAATATGAGGGATTCGGGATTAGACGTTTCATATGCATTAAGGGCAATCGCAATTCAGGAAAAAAGGGCATCTTATAAAAATGCAAAAGCAAACGAGTTTGTTGTCGGAACCTACGAAGAACTTATCCCTACAGCAGATTTGGTACTGAACCTGACACCGGACAAGCAACATACAAATGTCATAGAAGCAGTGATGCCTTTGATGAAAAAAGGAGCGACATTGTCTTATTCTCATGGATTTAATATTGTGGAAGAAGGCATAAAAATTCGCGAAGACCTTACTGTAATCATGGTTGCGCCAAAATGCCCCGGAACAGAAGTAAGAGAAGAATACAAAAGAGGCTTTGGAGTACCCACCTTAATAGCCGTACATCCGGAAAACGATCCTGAAAATAAAGGTTGGGCACAAGCAAAAGCTTATGCTGCCGCAACAGGAGGCCACAGAGCAGGGGTCTTGGAATCTTCTTTTGTTGCCGAAGTAAAATCCGATTTAATGGGAGAACAGACCATTTTGTGCGGCGTATTGCAAACAGGATCTATACTTTGTTTTGATAAAATGGTTGAAAAGGGAATGGATTCAAACTATGCGGCAAAGCTAATTCAATATGGATGGGAAACGATTACGGAGGCACTAAAACACGGTGGAATTACCAATATGACAGACAGGCTTTCCAACCCTTCAAAAATCAAAGCATATGAATTATCTGAAGAATTAAAAGGAATTATGAAGCCTCTTTTTGAAAAACATATGGATGATATTATTTCCGGATATTTTTCACAAACTATGATGGAAGATTGGGCAAATGAAGATGTAAACCTTTTAACCTGGAGAAAAGCAACAGGAGAAACCGCTTTTGAAAAAACAGCGTTAACCTCCGATAAAATTTCGGAGCAGGAATATTTTGACTGTGGAGTACTAATGGTTGCTTTTGTAAAAGCAGGAGTGGAACTGGCTTTTGAAACGATGGTAAGTGCCGGAATTATTGAAGACTCTGCATATTATGAATCATTACATGAGTTGCCTTTAATTGCCAATACCATAGCCAGAAAAAAATTATATGAAATGAACCGTGTGATTTCCGATACGGCAGAATATGGATGTTATTTATTTGACCATGCATGTAAACCTTTATTGGTTGATTTTATGAAAACCGTGGAAACCGATATTATTGGAACTCCGTTTAATGAGTCAAATCAGGTAGATAATAGAAAGTTGATTGAGGTAAATGACACTATTAGAAATCACCCGATAGAAGCGGTCGGAAAAAGACTGCGTAGTGCCATGACAGCGATGAAAGCAATCAAAACAGAAGTAAACAAAGAAGCTGCAGTTTTAGTTTAA
- a CDS encoding IS3 family transposase has protein sequence MKIAPINRKKRRYAIATICNAFELKRDAYYKYQKRFVFKKQIEQNVIMLVKKSRKTLPREGTRKLMKSLHNDFRKQNINIGRDQLFRILKENNLLIRRKKYSSKTTNSYHRFYKYKNIIKDLIINRPNQVWASDITYIRTINGFCYLALITDMYSRKIVGYDISDSLELKGCVRALNKAIYQTKNTEEIIHHSDRGIQYCSNVYTQILKRKKIQISMTQENHCYENAMAERVNGILKDEFFLDQTFTNINHAKKATKNAIKLYNNKRLHLSLDYKTPNYVHKNVA, from the coding sequence ATGAAAATAGCACCGATTAATAGAAAAAAAAGAAGGTACGCCATCGCTACTATTTGTAATGCTTTCGAGTTAAAAAGAGATGCTTATTACAAATATCAAAAAAGGTTTGTTTTTAAAAAACAAATAGAACAAAATGTAATAATGCTTGTTAAAAAAAGCAGGAAAACATTACCCAGAGAAGGTACTAGAAAGCTAATGAAATCCTTACATAATGATTTTAGGAAACAGAATATAAATATAGGTAGAGACCAGTTATTTAGAATCTTAAAAGAAAATAATTTGTTAATTAGAAGGAAAAAATATTCTTCTAAAACAACCAACTCTTACCATCGTTTTTATAAATATAAAAATATCATAAAAGACCTGATCATTAATAGACCTAACCAAGTTTGGGCTTCGGATATTACCTATATAAGAACTATAAATGGATTTTGTTATTTAGCACTTATTACTGATATGTATTCAAGAAAAATAGTAGGCTATGATATTAGTGATAGTTTAGAACTTAAAGGCTGTGTTAGAGCTTTAAATAAAGCTATTTATCAAACTAAAAATACCGAAGAAATCATACATCATTCTGATAGAGGAATACAATATTGTAGCAATGTTTATACTCAAATTTTGAAAAGAAAAAAGATACAAATCAGTATGACCCAAGAAAATCATTGCTACGAAAACGCAATGGCCGAAAGAGTTAACGGAATTTTAAAAGATGAATTCTTCCTCGACCAAACATTTACAAATATCAATCACGCCAAAAAAGCAACAAAAAATGCAATCAAATTATATAATAATAAAAGATTACATTTATCTTTAGATTATAAAACACCTAATTACGTGCACAAAAATGTAGCATAA
- a CDS encoding site-specific DNA-methyltransferase — MEKYRNKILEGNCVEVMKKFDDNFIDLILTSPPYDNLRTYKGFVFPFEKIAQELYRITKEGGIVVWVVNDATIKGSETGTSFKQALYFNEIGFNLHDTMIFQKTNPIPQIYRKRYNGIFEYMFVFSKGKVKTHNSIKIDCLHAGLQLNGTTYKNYSKGEQKRGKMAKPVKKQKIKGNIWEYVVGKKKEDQAAKGHPAPFPMALARDHINSWTNEGDLVLDPMNGSGTTCLSALQLGRDYIGIDMSKEYCELAKDRIKEFEQQPRLFKEESTAYNNV; from the coding sequence ATGGAGAAATACAGAAATAAAATATTAGAGGGAAATTGTGTAGAAGTAATGAAAAAGTTTGATGACAATTTCATTGACTTAATATTGACTTCGCCACCTTATGACAATTTAAGAACCTACAAAGGTTTTGTTTTCCCATTTGAGAAAATTGCTCAAGAACTATATCGAATAACTAAAGAAGGTGGAATTGTTGTTTGGGTTGTAAATGATGCAACTATTAAAGGAAGTGAAACAGGGACAAGTTTTAAACAAGCATTATATTTTAATGAAATAGGCTTCAATCTTCACGATACAATGATTTTTCAAAAAACAAACCCTATTCCTCAAATTTACAGAAAGAGATATAACGGAATATTTGAATATATGTTTGTTTTTAGTAAAGGAAAAGTCAAAACACACAATTCAATAAAAATAGATTGCTTACACGCAGGATTACAGCTTAATGGAACAACCTATAAAAATTACTCGAAAGGAGAACAGAAAAGAGGTAAAATGGCTAAACCTGTAAAGAAACAAAAAATCAAAGGAAACATTTGGGAGTATGTTGTTGGTAAGAAAAAAGAAGACCAAGCTGCAAAAGGACACCCAGCACCATTTCCTATGGCTTTAGCACGAGACCATATTAATTCTTGGACTAACGAAGGAGATTTAGTTCTTGATCCAATGAATGGAAGTGGGACAACTTGTCTTTCGGCTTTACAATTAGGTAGAGACTATATTGGAATTGATATGAGTAAAGAATATTGCGAATTAGCAAAAGATAGAATTAAGGAATTTGAACAACAACCGAGATTATTTAAGGAAGAAAGCACTGCTTACAACAATGTATAA
- a CDS encoding HindIII family type II restriction endonuclease: MGKIISEEAIKRRNSWVEKIDNIEGDFASNSELIENELGKELSQNGISSLLDHLRLCGNIPESYHHDSSEEKQYSKYTDALLAFAYKSIGLKSLVITERADVADVEGFGKNFSFVADAKAFRLSRTAKNQKDFKVQAMDRWKHGKPYAMVVCPIYQLPSRNSQIYQQAIARNVCVFTYSHLSLLVRYASEVSQNKAENLLLDIFKTVPALNPSKSAVDYWLGVNKTILGSSKSIFELWQDEKIAATESIEIAKVEALKYLSLEREKIMRMSHQEALKELVKASKIESKIEIIKRISDNGLFGVK; the protein is encoded by the coding sequence ATGGGTAAAATAATATCAGAAGAAGCAATTAAAAGGAGAAATAGTTGGGTTGAAAAAATAGACAATATTGAAGGTGATTTTGCTTCCAATTCTGAACTAATAGAAAATGAATTAGGTAAAGAGTTAAGTCAAAATGGAATTTCAAGCCTTTTAGACCATTTAAGACTTTGTGGCAATATACCTGAATCTTATCACCACGATTCAAGTGAAGAAAAACAATATTCAAAATATACAGATGCTCTCTTAGCTTTTGCGTATAAATCTATTGGGTTAAAAAGTCTTGTTATAACCGAAAGGGCTGATGTTGCAGATGTTGAAGGTTTTGGAAAAAACTTTAGTTTTGTTGCAGATGCAAAGGCTTTTAGGTTAAGTAGAACAGCTAAAAATCAAAAAGATTTTAAGGTACAAGCAATGGACAGATGGAAACACGGAAAACCTTATGCAATGGTTGTTTGCCCAATCTATCAACTTCCAAGTAGGAATAGCCAAATTTACCAACAAGCTATTGCCAGAAATGTTTGTGTTTTTACTTATTCACACTTATCTCTTTTAGTAAGATATGCTAGCGAAGTTAGCCAAAACAAGGCAGAAAACTTACTACTCGATATTTTCAAAACTGTTCCTGCTTTAAATCCTTCAAAAAGTGCAGTAGACTATTGGCTTGGTGTAAATAAGACAATTCTTGGATCTTCAAAATCAATATTTGAATTATGGCAAGATGAAAAGATAGCAGCGACAGAATCGATTGAAATTGCAAAAGTGGAAGCTTTAAAATATTTATCGTTAGAACGAGAAAAAATAATGAGAATGTCACACCAAGAAGCATTGAAAGAACTTGTTAAAGCAAGTAAAATTGAGAGTAAAATAGAAATTATCAAACGTATTTCTGACAATGGATTGTTTGGTGTAAAATAA
- the ilvN gene encoding acetolactate synthase small subunit, with protein MEDQKQLYTVSIYTENNIGLLNRISAIFQRRHINIESINSSVSEIEGVSRFTIVVAVTEVQMKKILGQIEKQVEVIKAYYHTDEEIIYQESCLFKIKSDLLFDERQIQNIIKESNARIVTVNKEFFVLEKSGRKSEVELLYRELSAFGIMQFVRSGRISVSKEKMQISQMLAAFNMV; from the coding sequence ATGGAAGATCAAAAACAATTATATACAGTATCTATTTATACGGAGAACAACATCGGTTTGTTGAATAGGATCTCGGCAATTTTCCAGCGAAGACATATCAATATTGAAAGTATTAATTCTTCGGTATCGGAAATTGAAGGAGTGTCAAGATTTACTATCGTTGTAGCTGTTACAGAAGTACAAATGAAGAAAATTCTTGGCCAGATAGAAAAACAGGTAGAAGTGATAAAAGCCTACTACCATACGGATGAAGAAATCATTTACCAGGAATCCTGCTTGTTTAAAATCAAATCCGATTTATTATTTGATGAGCGACAAATTCAAAATATCATTAAAGAAAGCAATGCGAGGATTGTTACCGTAAATAAAGAATTTTTTGTATTGGAGAAATCAGGGAGAAAAAGTGAAGTCGAATTATTATATAGAGAACTGAGTGCTTTCGGAATTATGCAATTTGTACGTTCGGGAAGAATTTCCGTAAGCAAAGAAAAAATGCAAATATCACAAATGCTGGCTGCATTTAATATGGTTTAA